The following coding sequences are from one Sesamum indicum cultivar Zhongzhi No. 13 linkage group LG11, S_indicum_v1.0, whole genome shotgun sequence window:
- the LOC105174092 gene encoding cytochrome P450 94C1-like — protein sequence MDAAASSWIRAFDDYHLFFVFFLLLIIIMLLIFFSIRLVRVRVWCNCEICQTYIESRWTTQFGNLCDWYAHLLKNSPTRTIHIHVLNNTITANPDNVEYMLKTRFDNFPKGKPFSAILGDFLGRGIFNVDGDLWRFQRKMASLELGRTSIRAYSFRVVNQEIDQRLLPLLESVSAGNQVLDLQDVFRRFSFDSICRFSFGLDPKCLELSLPLSKFAVSFDLASKLSAERAMIASPIVWKIKRLLNIGSEKQLRQAIKIVHLLAREVIRQRRKFSFSDQNDLLSRFMSSISDETYLRDIIISFLLAGRDSMASALTSFIWLVACHQDIEAAILIEAEKIIGPNQDLTSYEQLRELHYLHAAIYESMRLYPPIQFDSKFCLEDDLLPDGSFVKRGTRVTYHPYAMGRMEEIWGSDCLEFKPERWLRNGVFFPHENPFKYPVFQAGIRVCLGKEMALVELKTVAISLLRQFHVELAQPECTPRFSPGLTATFADGLRVLVRPRSVSSSSK from the coding sequence ATGGATGCTGCAGCATCTTCTTGGATTCGGGCCTTTGATGACTACCAtttgttctttgttttcttcctACTCTTGATCATTATTATGTTGCTGATTTTCTTCAGTATCCGGTTAGTGAGAGTGAGGGTTTGGTGCAACTGTGAAATCTGTCAAACATACATTGAATCTCGCTGGACTACCCAGTTTGGGAATCTTTGTGATTGGTACGCTCACCTGCTCAAGAATTCCCCCACTCGGACAATCCATATCCATGTTCTCAACAACACGATCACTGCTAACCCTGACAACGTTGAGTACATGCTCAAAACCCGGTTCGATAATTTCCCCAAAGGGAAGCCCTTCTCCGCAATTTTGGGTGACTTCTTGGGGCGGGGGATATTCAACGTCGATGGAGATTTGTGGAGATTCCAGAGAAAAATGGCGAGTCTTGAACTGGGTCGGACCTCAATCCGCGCTTACTCATTCCGAGTCGTGAATCAAGAAATTGATCAACGCTTGCTACCCCTTCTCGAGTCGGTTTCCGCCGGAAACCAAGTGCTGGATTTACAAGACGTTTTCCGAAGATTTTCGTTTGATAGTATTTGCAGATTTTCATTCGGGTTAGACCCCAAGTGTTTGGAGCTTTCACTACCCTTATCGAAATTTGCTGTCTCCTTCGATTTGGCGTCGAAGCTTTCGGCTGAGAGAGCCATGATTGCCTCCCCAATCGTTTGGAAGATCAAAAGATTGCTGAACATCGGCAGCGAGAAACAACTCCGGCAGGCTATCAAGATCGTCCACCTATTAGCCCGGGAGGTCATCAGGCAACGCCGAAAGTTCAGTTTCTCCGATCAGAATGATCTTCTGTCAAGATTCATGAGTAGTATTAGCGACGAAACTTATCTCAGGGACATCATAATCAGCTTCCTGTTGGCCGGCCGCGACTCAATGGCCTCCGCCTTGACTAGCTTCATCTGGCTGGTAGCGTGCCACCAGGACATCGAGGCGGCCATACTGATCGAGGCGGAGAAGATCATCGGGCCTAATCAGGACCTGACAAGCTATGAACAACTGCGAGAACTTCACTATTTACATGCAGCAATATACGAGAGCATGAGACTCTACCCACCAATCCAATTCGATTCAAAGTTTTGTTTGGAGGATGACCTTTTGCCAGATGGGAGTTTCGTGAAGAGGGGCACTAGGGTTACTTACCACCCTTATGCAATGGGGAGAATGGAAGAGATTTGGGGATCAGATTGCTTGGAATTCAAGCCTGAAAGATGGCTGAGGAATGGAGTTTTCTTCCCTCATGAAAACCCTTTCAAGTACCCAGTTTTTCAAGCTGGGATTAGGGTCTGTTTGGGGAAAGAAATGGCACTTGTGGAACTCAAAACTGTTGCAATCTCACTGCTGCGACAGTTTCATGTCGAATTAGCCCAACCGGAGTGCACGCCCCGGTTCTCACCAGGGCTAACCGCCACGTTTGCTGA